A window from Leptospira meyeri encodes these proteins:
- a CDS encoding c-type cytochrome — protein sequence MNKTYAVNSIPIPKFSKTADILEGKRLYQSRGCSDCHDVDGSGKTFIEDPAIGTLSGSNLTAGKGGILSERTDEELAIAIRHGVGKNGRALIFMPSTDFQGMTNEDVGKLISYLRSTPAVDKPQGEVKPGPLGRFLFLIGEIPVFVSAEIINHNSVHLTNITPSISIEYGKYVASTCTGCHGFDLKGGPIQGAPPEWPPAQNISKTGLNHYTEANFIQTIRTGKRPDGSEMKFPMPWKSLGQLTDTELKALWRYLQTID from the coding sequence ATGAACAAAACGTACGCAGTGAATTCTATTCCCATTCCTAAATTTTCTAAAACTGCGGACATTCTGGAAGGAAAACGTCTCTACCAATCCAGAGGTTGCAGCGATTGCCATGACGTTGATGGAAGCGGTAAAACTTTTATTGAGGATCCTGCGATAGGGACACTATCTGGATCAAACCTAACAGCAGGTAAAGGAGGAATTTTATCTGAAAGAACTGATGAAGAACTAGCTATTGCAATTCGCCACGGTGTTGGAAAAAATGGCAGGGCTTTGATATTTATGCCGTCTACAGACTTTCAAGGTATGACCAATGAAGATGTTGGAAAGCTAATCTCCTACTTAAGATCCACTCCCGCTGTTGACAAGCCACAAGGTGAAGTCAAACCAGGACCGTTGGGCAGATTTCTATTCTTAATTGGAGAAATTCCTGTTTTCGTATCTGCTGAAATCATCAATCACAATTCAGTTCACTTAACCAATATTACACCTTCTATTTCTATAGAATATGGAAAATATGTTGCATCAACTTGTACAGGCTGCCATGGATTCGATTTAAAAGGTGGGCCTATTCAAGGTGCGCCACCAGAATGGCCCCCTGCGCAAAATATTAGTAAAACTGGACTCAACCATTATACTGAAGCAAACTTTATTCAAACCATCAGAACCGGGAAACGTCCCGATGGTTCAGAAATGAAATTCCCAATGCCTTGGAAAAGTTTAGGCCAACTAACAGACACGGAACTAAAAGCTCTCTGGAGGTATTTACAAACGATTGATTAA
- a CDS encoding permease translates to MIVSLVLVGGKMIAEPNPKPVRNQSSVPDSHRNDKIKSKLNSKKNQTGSLHLKNQKGFWKPMELIWEESSGAVSPEYRFAKQFQLVAKEKKIILTRRVIEKGKLILNESKEISPQNYQKWMESLFQYKIFQLPIENIPKEQMTGVSYNYVSFIFNSINSKFYYQLEDRNNPEWKQKNNIIQIIEGMKP, encoded by the coding sequence ATGATAGTTTCACTTGTTTTGGTGGGAGGCAAAATGATTGCGGAACCAAATCCAAAGCCAGTTAGAAATCAATCCTCAGTTCCTGATTCGCACCGTAACGATAAAATTAAATCTAAGTTAAATTCAAAAAAAAACCAAACTGGATCGTTGCATCTAAAAAACCAAAAGGGATTTTGGAAACCTATGGAACTAATTTGGGAAGAAAGTTCTGGTGCTGTCTCACCGGAGTATCGATTTGCAAAACAATTTCAATTAGTAGCAAAAGAAAAAAAAATCATTTTAACACGTCGGGTGATAGAGAAAGGGAAATTGATTTTAAATGAATCAAAAGAAATTTCCCCGCAAAATTATCAGAAATGGATGGAATCACTTTTTCAATACAAAATTTTCCAACTCCCAATAGAAAACATTCCCAAGGAACAAATGACAGGTGTCAGCTATAACTATGTTTCATTTATTTTTAACTCCATCAATTCAAAGTTTTATTATCAATTGGAAGATCGTAACAATCCAGAATGGAAACAAAAAAATAATATCATACAAATCATAGAGGGGATGAAACCATGA
- a CDS encoding lysophospholipid acyltransferase family protein codes for MDSNQNPADILESLFVIPREVPKTILRNLLELIYDVKVAGSENIPESGGALIISNHTDYLDIPVQGAFADRKIVYLGKYELFHPQEEIMAILNHKNSPFQYPPLSLTKPVIEVLLNSLGSVVKKNLINWGSMPIIRNAAKDSEMDKRAAMDYYEKLETYMVDLMKEGELLSIYPEGSRSETGELQSFRAMAAKLAIRAGVPIIPSGIVGATNMSKPKAFLTGDAFKTKIRYQIGKPILPSEFPTGPEKKAAKELTEILENRVRELMKQAQSIL; via the coding sequence ATGGATTCTAACCAAAACCCCGCTGATATTTTAGAAAGTCTCTTTGTCATTCCCAGGGAAGTTCCCAAAACCATCCTCCGTAATCTCCTTGAGCTCATTTATGACGTCAAAGTGGCCGGATCTGAAAACATTCCCGAATCTGGTGGGGCACTTATCATCTCCAATCATACCGATTATTTGGACATTCCGGTACAGGGGGCTTTTGCTGACCGAAAGATCGTATATTTGGGCAAATATGAACTTTTCCATCCCCAAGAAGAGATCATGGCCATCCTCAATCATAAAAACTCTCCTTTTCAATACCCACCGTTAAGTTTAACTAAGCCGGTCATTGAAGTTTTGTTGAATTCTCTAGGCAGTGTAGTGAAAAAAAACCTAATCAATTGGGGGAGTATGCCCATCATCCGCAATGCTGCCAAAGATTCGGAAATGGACAAACGAGCTGCCATGGATTACTACGAAAAACTAGAGACTTATATGGTGGATCTCATGAAAGAAGGGGAACTACTTTCGATTTATCCAGAGGGTTCTCGTTCGGAAACGGGGGAATTGCAGTCCTTTCGTGCCATGGCGGCAAAACTTGCCATTCGTGCGGGGGTTCCCATCATTCCGTCTGGAATCGTTGGTGCGACAAATATGTCAAAACCCAAGGCTTTCTTAACAGGAGATGCTTTCAAAACGAAAATTCGTTACCAAATTGGAAAACCCATCCTTCCTTCTGAGTTCCCAACTGGTCCGGAGAAAAAAGCTGCCAAAGAACTGACAGAAATTCTGGAAAATCGAGTGCGGGAGCTCATGAAGCAAGCCCAGTCCATACTTTAG
- a CDS encoding C1 family peptidase, giving the protein MSRKKNWKTIGICFVITTAIFAEEFDPSSVRSPGCKPGTFSCGYIPSSKEIQDSIPLKRDFNSFEELPKSIDLSSLMPPVGNQGRQNSCVAWATGYAIKSYLLKNKGQISEYDPPFAGGKGNFVFSPAFIYNQQNGGEDKGLYYYKTMEFLKSNGAAPWSSMPYSDKDYLTQPSQSSKKEALKYKIKSFSRLNFKNPDEIKRVLAGKNVVMVGMIIDDAFYKLKGSTIYDENGGQSYGGHAMTIVGYDDNKKSKSGKKGAFKLQNSWGTNWGDKGFGWVSYSMLAKVGQETYAIIDEQATQSTPNLNTIPVKKPILPPNEIKVSKGEFDSKIILTWKNQDLAVTYLIQRKDESEFYDLAYSDKPSFTDLSVSPNSSYLYRIVSIGAEEVSEVSSVVEGFTAAETNSNGSLGQVVGLSGLVYVSGTLPNVELTWSELDGASGYTIARADSSLKWKNIGTSKTSNFIDSSPKIGESNFYRVSALTQSKTSGEWSETALVDVADQNSLPNQVIHLTATNGDFSNKIILTWNAAPGAKIYYLYRFDERAEPSGQFEISGTTYTDTDQSIQNGDQYLYTIISANDFGYAEPSEVVIGKADPSLTKRAGGATLNPPKQLTSNLIGKDKLVTLKWDSVKDSFEYYIYRKHLKGTGKTGKLEFISSVEGKKNSYSETFPGNSGDLFLYSVRSKSEFGSESKDTNFVSVFWNEPKAQVKKRVISLEELPSSFVGKWSSMYWNPKSGPQVVGIEITGNGQDFSAKLKLNDNEIRQFNGTWIPGSQTLKANGFLFEISKSLEGNSLAQFHSVKEFENGVELSFAKEK; this is encoded by the coding sequence ATGAGCCGTAAAAAAAATTGGAAAACGATAGGGATTTGCTTTGTAATCACAACGGCAATCTTTGCTGAGGAGTTTGATCCGAGTAGTGTTCGTTCTCCTGGATGCAAACCGGGAACTTTTTCTTGCGGATATATTCCTAGTTCTAAGGAAATACAAGATAGTATTCCTCTCAAAAGAGATTTTAATTCGTTTGAAGAATTACCAAAATCCATCGACTTGTCTTCACTAATGCCTCCTGTTGGAAATCAAGGGAGACAAAACAGTTGTGTTGCATGGGCGACCGGTTATGCAATCAAATCTTATTTATTAAAAAACAAAGGACAGATTTCGGAATATGATCCTCCTTTTGCTGGCGGAAAGGGAAACTTTGTTTTTTCACCTGCTTTTATTTACAACCAACAGAATGGTGGAGAAGACAAAGGTTTATATTATTATAAAACAATGGAATTTTTAAAGTCGAATGGTGCCGCTCCATGGAGCAGTATGCCTTATTCAGATAAAGATTATCTTACACAACCTTCCCAAAGTTCTAAAAAAGAAGCACTTAAATACAAAATTAAATCCTTCTCTAGACTTAACTTTAAAAACCCAGATGAAATTAAGCGGGTGTTAGCAGGAAAGAACGTAGTTATGGTCGGAATGATCATCGATGATGCTTTTTATAAATTAAAAGGCTCCACTATTTATGACGAAAATGGCGGGCAAAGTTATGGCGGTCATGCCATGACGATAGTTGGGTATGATGATAATAAAAAATCTAAGTCAGGTAAAAAAGGAGCTTTTAAATTACAAAATTCTTGGGGGACCAATTGGGGTGATAAAGGATTTGGTTGGGTTTCTTATTCAATGCTTGCAAAAGTAGGACAAGAAACTTATGCGATCATTGATGAACAGGCAACGCAAAGTACGCCGAACCTAAATACAATTCCGGTAAAGAAACCCATTCTTCCACCAAACGAAATCAAAGTTTCAAAAGGGGAATTTGATTCGAAAATCATTTTAACTTGGAAAAATCAAGATTTAGCAGTAACTTATTTGATTCAAAGGAAAGATGAATCTGAATTCTACGATCTTGCTTATTCTGATAAACCGAGTTTTACTGATTTATCCGTTTCACCTAATTCTAGTTATTTGTATAGAATCGTTTCAATTGGTGCGGAAGAAGTTTCTGAAGTTTCCTCGGTAGTGGAAGGTTTTACTGCAGCAGAAACAAATTCCAATGGGAGTTTAGGGCAAGTTGTTGGCCTTTCCGGCCTGGTTTATGTAAGTGGAACATTGCCGAATGTAGAATTAACTTGGTCTGAATTGGATGGGGCAAGTGGTTATACAATTGCACGTGCAGACTCATCATTAAAATGGAAAAATATTGGGACAAGCAAAACTTCCAATTTTATCGATTCTTCACCCAAAATCGGTGAATCAAATTTTTATCGTGTGAGTGCGCTAACTCAATCGAAAACATCAGGTGAATGGAGTGAGACAGCACTGGTTGATGTTGCAGATCAAAATTCATTGCCAAATCAAGTGATTCATTTAACAGCAACTAATGGTGATTTTTCAAATAAAATTATTTTGACTTGGAATGCTGCCCCAGGAGCCAAAATTTATTATTTATATCGATTTGATGAAAGAGCGGAACCTTCTGGGCAGTTTGAAATCTCTGGAACAACATATACTGATACTGACCAATCCATTCAAAATGGAGACCAATATTTATATACTATCATTTCTGCAAATGATTTTGGTTATGCAGAGCCAAGTGAAGTTGTCATTGGAAAAGCAGATCCAAGCCTAACGAAAAGAGCAGGTGGAGCGACTCTCAATCCTCCAAAACAATTAACATCTAATTTGATTGGTAAAGACAAACTTGTAACATTAAAGTGGGATTCTGTAAAAGATAGTTTTGAATATTATATTTATCGTAAACATTTAAAGGGAACAGGAAAAACTGGAAAACTTGAGTTTATATCTTCAGTAGAAGGTAAAAAGAATTCTTATAGCGAAACTTTTCCAGGAAACTCTGGTGATTTATTTTTATACTCAGTACGCTCAAAATCGGAATTTGGATCTGAATCAAAAGATACTAATTTTGTTTCAGTGTTTTGGAATGAGCCGAAAGCCCAAGTGAAAAAAAGAGTTATTTCTTTAGAAGAATTACCCTCATCATTCGTTGGTAAATGGTCTTCAATGTATTGGAATCCAAAATCTGGTCCCCAAGTGGTTGGAATCGAAATTACTGGGAATGGACAAGACTTTTCCGCAAAATTAAAATTAAATGATAATGAGATTCGTCAATTCAATGGAACCTGGATTCCAGGAAGTCAAACTCTAAAGGCAAATGGATTTTTGTTTGAAATTTCAAAATCTTTGGAAGGAAATTCTTTGGCTCAGTTCCATTCGGTTAAAGAATTTGAGAACGGAGTGGAACTGAGTTTTGCTAAAGAGAAGTGA
- a CDS encoding methylmalonyl-CoA mutase family protein, with translation MTTEILTYTPKNKIRFVTAASLFDGHDASINIMRRILQQSGVEVIHLGHNRSVQEIVQCAIQEDVQGIAITSYQGGHVEYFQYMIDLLKKEGAGHIRVFGGGGGTILPSEIEVLHKYGVAHIYSPDEGRTLGLQGMINDVVKQSDFPTPLSFNGDLASQIQKKNFLALGQAITQMEFSLLQEKTNYSINLEFPPPKKNIPVLGITGTGGAGKSSLTDELVRRYLHDFPNQTIAILSVDPSKRKTGGALLGDRIRMNSILNERVYMRSFATREANIALNRSVKGAIQILKSAGYDLIIVETAGIGQSDSEITEVADVSLYVMTPEYGAATQLEKIDMIDYADVISINKFDKRGALDALRDVKKQYQRARNLFNDPIDVMPVYGTIASQFQDAGTDELYAHLIGVVIEKNKLDWKTSSSKNQEGREASVVLPPDRVRYLTEIKEEIDRNAEWISKEAEIARSAYQLKGAISVLAKKGKPTKDLESEYQLLWGSLSVESKNILETWSEKIESFRKEQYSYFVRGKEIKVDNYTISLSHLKIPKIATPRFVDWGDILHWSYQENFPGFFPYTAGVYPYKRSGEDPTRMFAGEGGPERTNRRFHYLSSGMPAKRLSTAFDSVTLYGEDPDIRPDIYGKIGNSGVNVATLDDAKKLYSGFDLCDPSTSVSMTINGPAPMVLAFFLNAAIDQACEKYIRAEGKTEEVNSQIQKIYAAKGQEVPSFDGVLPETNDGLGLMLLGVTGDEVLPIEVYTKLKKEALSQVRGTVQADILKEDQAQNTCIFSTEFALKMMGDIQHHFIQNAVRNFYSVSISGYHIAEAGANPITQVAFTLANGFTYVEYYLSRGMDINEFAPNLSFFFSNGIDPEYSVIGRVARRIWAKAMKFKYRANERSQMLKYHIQTSGRSLHSQEIDFNDIRTTLQALYAIYDNCNSLHTNAYDEAITTPTEESVRRAVAIQLIINRELGLAKNENPLQGAFIIEELTNLVEEAILAEFNRLTERGGVLGAMERMYQRNKIQEESLHYETLKHTGEYPIIGVNTFLNRNGSPTVIPGEVIRSTDEEKQQQIGNLKAFQKRNEGKTDIAITKLKQVARAKENIFQELLETVKVASLGQISHALYEVGGQYRRNM, from the coding sequence ATGACCACCGAAATCTTAACTTACACCCCCAAAAACAAAATTCGCTTTGTGACGGCGGCCTCCCTCTTTGATGGCCACGATGCCTCCATCAATATCATGCGGAGGATTTTGCAACAGAGTGGGGTAGAAGTGATCCACTTGGGACACAACAGGAGTGTGCAAGAGATTGTCCAATGTGCGATCCAAGAAGATGTACAAGGGATTGCCATCACCAGCTACCAAGGTGGTCATGTGGAATATTTTCAATACATGATTGATCTATTAAAAAAAGAAGGGGCAGGTCATATACGGGTGTTTGGTGGTGGTGGTGGAACCATTCTCCCTTCTGAGATTGAAGTTCTACATAAATACGGTGTGGCTCATATTTATTCCCCTGATGAAGGAAGGACCCTTGGTTTGCAAGGGATGATCAACGATGTTGTCAAACAATCTGATTTTCCTACTCCACTTTCGTTTAACGGAGATTTGGCGTCACAAATCCAAAAGAAAAATTTTTTAGCACTTGGGCAAGCCATCACACAGATGGAGTTTTCCCTTTTGCAGGAAAAAACAAACTACTCTATCAATTTAGAATTTCCACCTCCAAAGAAAAATATTCCCGTTCTTGGAATTACCGGAACAGGTGGTGCTGGTAAGTCTTCCTTAACGGATGAACTGGTTCGTCGGTACTTACACGATTTTCCAAACCAAACCATTGCCATTTTGTCTGTGGATCCATCAAAACGAAAAACAGGTGGGGCACTTCTGGGAGATAGGATTCGTATGAATTCCATTTTAAATGAGAGAGTGTATATGAGGTCGTTTGCGACAAGGGAAGCAAACATTGCTCTCAACAGAAGTGTGAAAGGTGCCATTCAGATTTTAAAATCTGCAGGTTATGATCTGATCATTGTTGAAACTGCTGGGATTGGACAAAGTGATTCCGAAATTACGGAAGTCGCCGATGTTTCGTTATACGTGATGACACCAGAATATGGTGCGGCCACTCAGTTAGAAAAAATTGATATGATCGATTATGCGGATGTGATTTCCATCAATAAGTTTGATAAACGAGGAGCCCTTGATGCTCTTAGGGATGTGAAAAAACAATACCAAAGAGCTCGTAATTTATTCAATGATCCAATTGATGTAATGCCGGTATATGGAACGATTGCTTCGCAGTTCCAGGATGCGGGAACGGATGAACTCTATGCTCATCTGATTGGAGTTGTGATCGAAAAAAATAAATTAGATTGGAAAACCAGTTCCTCTAAAAACCAAGAAGGAAGAGAAGCATCTGTTGTCCTCCCTCCTGATCGTGTTCGGTATTTAACAGAAATCAAAGAAGAAATTGATCGAAATGCCGAGTGGATTTCCAAAGAAGCAGAAATCGCAAGATCAGCCTACCAACTGAAAGGTGCCATTTCCGTATTAGCCAAAAAAGGAAAACCAACTAAAGACTTGGAATCCGAGTACCAATTGTTATGGGGTTCTTTATCTGTTGAATCCAAAAACATTTTGGAAACTTGGTCTGAAAAAATTGAATCCTTTCGAAAGGAACAGTATTCCTACTTTGTTCGTGGCAAAGAAATCAAAGTCGATAATTATACGATTTCTCTCAGCCATTTGAAAATTCCAAAAATTGCCACTCCGCGTTTTGTGGATTGGGGTGATATTTTACATTGGTCTTATCAAGAAAACTTCCCAGGTTTTTTTCCTTATACAGCAGGAGTGTATCCATACAAACGAAGTGGAGAAGATCCAACACGTATGTTTGCCGGAGAAGGTGGGCCAGAACGAACCAATCGTCGTTTCCATTATTTGAGTTCGGGAATGCCCGCCAAACGACTGTCAACTGCTTTTGACTCTGTGACTTTGTATGGGGAAGATCCAGATATCCGTCCTGATATTTATGGAAAAATCGGAAACTCCGGTGTGAATGTTGCCACACTCGATGATGCCAAAAAACTTTATTCTGGTTTTGATCTTTGTGATCCTTCCACATCCGTTTCCATGACCATCAATGGCCCTGCGCCAATGGTGCTGGCTTTTTTCCTAAATGCTGCCATTGACCAAGCCTGTGAAAAATACATTCGTGCAGAAGGGAAAACAGAAGAAGTGAATTCCCAAATTCAGAAAATCTATGCAGCCAAAGGACAAGAGGTTCCAAGTTTTGATGGGGTACTTCCTGAAACTAACGATGGTTTAGGACTGATGCTTCTTGGTGTGACGGGTGATGAAGTATTACCAATCGAAGTGTATACAAAACTAAAAAAAGAAGCCCTTTCGCAAGTGCGTGGCACTGTGCAGGCGGACATTCTAAAAGAAGACCAAGCGCAAAACACTTGTATTTTCTCTACTGAATTTGCCTTAAAAATGATGGGAGACATCCAACACCACTTCATCCAAAATGCTGTTCGGAATTTTTATTCTGTTTCAATCAGTGGATATCATATAGCAGAAGCAGGTGCCAATCCTATTACCCAAGTTGCGTTTACCTTAGCCAATGGATTTACTTATGTAGAATATTATTTAAGTCGTGGGATGGACATCAATGAGTTTGCTCCAAACCTATCTTTCTTTTTTTCGAATGGGATTGATCCAGAGTATTCTGTGATTGGACGTGTGGCTCGTAGGATTTGGGCCAAAGCGATGAAGTTCAAGTATCGAGCCAATGAACGTTCACAAATGTTAAAGTACCATATCCAAACATCGGGTCGGTCTTTACATTCACAAGAAATTGATTTCAATGATATTAGAACCACATTGCAAGCGTTATATGCAATTTATGACAATTGTAATTCCCTTCATACAAATGCTTATGATGAAGCCATCACAACACCTACAGAAGAATCGGTTCGCCGGGCTGTTGCCATCCAACTCATCATCAACAGGGAGCTTGGTCTTGCCAAAAATGAAAATCCATTACAAGGTGCCTTTATCATTGAAGAACTTACCAATTTAGTGGAGGAAGCCATCTTAGCTGAATTCAACCGACTGACCGAAAGGGGTGGGGTGCTTGGTGCGATGGAGCGGATGTACCAAAGGAATAAAATCCAAGAAGAATCCCTACATTATGAAACCTTAAAACATACTGGTGAATACCCGATCATTGGTGTGAATACATTTCTCAATCGAAACGGATCGCCAACGGTGATTCCAGGGGAAGTCATTCGTTCGACGGATGAGGAGAAACAGCAACAAATTGGAAATTTGAAGGCGTTTCAAAAACGAAATGAAGGCAAAACAGACATTGCCATTACAAAATTAAAACAAGTGGCTCGTGCGAAAGAAAATATCTTTCAAGAGTTACTCGAAACAGTGAAAGTGGCGTCCTTAGGGCAAATCTCCCATGCTTTGTACGAAGTGGGAGGTCAATACCGCCGTAACATGTAA
- a CDS encoding phosphatase PAP2 family protein, with translation MKELILTQSSLWFSSVPLDSLHVWDQNLGGIFLLISTICHFLGGSSFFLGLISFVYIYYRPKLAFELSLGLLTSAVMVSILKFYLESPRPFPYPEAFDEKAFGLPSGHAYSAVVVWGLLAYRIPKLWFRVLSVLIILFMPFSRMYLKVHYLGDVSLGFGLGVIHLLIILFLLDRFYKKNSVPAFLHTKNYRTLSLLGIVITLSPISLDSPFLSVEHHHSLSGVLTASGALAGFWLGILFYPRLSKPEFLDWSLPKWNFSFGTNQFNNFWITVFVRLLVLAIVILLLYVIPGILIKKTIWKDDLFLRYIRYLVVGFALVFLVPLVLQKIQKGKFLQN, from the coding sequence ATGAAAGAACTCATCCTAACACAGAGCTCCCTTTGGTTTTCCTCCGTTCCCCTGGATTCTCTCCATGTTTGGGACCAAAACCTCGGCGGAATCTTCCTTCTGATTTCTACCATCTGCCATTTTTTGGGAGGGAGTAGTTTTTTCCTCGGCCTTATCTCCTTTGTTTACATCTACTACCGACCAAAACTAGCTTTCGAACTTTCTCTGGGGCTCCTTACATCTGCAGTGATGGTTTCAATTTTAAAATTTTACCTAGAAAGTCCAAGGCCCTTTCCCTATCCAGAAGCATTTGATGAAAAAGCATTTGGTTTGCCATCTGGCCATGCCTATTCCGCAGTTGTCGTCTGGGGTCTGTTAGCTTACCGTATTCCCAAACTTTGGTTTCGAGTTCTTTCTGTTCTCATCATTCTGTTTATGCCATTTTCTAGAATGTATCTCAAAGTACATTATCTAGGAGATGTGAGTTTAGGTTTCGGATTAGGTGTTATCCATTTACTCATCATTTTATTTTTACTCGATCGATTTTATAAAAAAAATTCAGTTCCGGCCTTCCTACATACAAAGAATTATCGTACACTCAGTCTATTAGGGATCGTCATCACTTTATCACCAATCTCTTTGGACTCTCCGTTTCTTTCTGTAGAACATCACCATAGTTTGTCGGGAGTGTTAACGGCCAGCGGTGCCCTTGCGGGTTTTTGGCTTGGAATTCTGTTTTATCCAAGATTGAGCAAACCAGAGTTTTTGGATTGGTCCCTTCCCAAATGGAATTTCTCATTTGGAACAAATCAATTTAACAATTTCTGGATTACGGTTTTTGTTCGATTGTTAGTTTTAGCCATTGTGATCTTATTGCTCTACGTAATCCCAGGGATTTTAATCAAAAAAACCATTTGGAAGGATGATTTGTTTTTAAGATACATCCGTTATTTAGTTGTTGGATTTGCTTTGGTGTTTCTTGTTCCCTTGGTTCTGCAAAAAATCCAAAAAGGAAAGTTTTTGCAAAACTAG
- a CDS encoding (2Fe-2S) ferredoxin domain-containing protein, which produces MFYEKHVFVCENQRAPGERVSCGNQGSIELLKLLKQKAAKAGIEYKFRVQKSGCLDRCELGPIQVSYPEGKWFAMKTEADVETILEFYLKTNQPEKYNHLIVADDAVAESE; this is translated from the coding sequence ATGTTTTACGAAAAACATGTTTTTGTCTGTGAAAATCAAAGGGCACCTGGCGAACGGGTGTCTTGCGGAAACCAAGGTTCCATCGAACTCCTAAAACTCCTCAAACAAAAAGCAGCCAAAGCTGGTATCGAATACAAATTTCGAGTCCAAAAATCTGGTTGTTTGGACCGTTGTGAACTTGGTCCCATCCAAGTATCTTACCCCGAAGGGAAATGGTTTGCGATGAAAACTGAAGCAGATGTGGAAACCATTTTAGAATTTTATCTGAAAACCAATCAACCGGAAAAATACAATCACCTAATCGTCGCAGATGATGCAGTGGCAGAATCAGAATAA
- a CDS encoding oligosaccharide flippase family protein — translation MQKLKKIFQLLKVELLKEGVLKNSFFVSSSKALSAITNLVFMIYSVNLLSKAENGKLQYFLGFLPVVLAVAEFGLPNALIKYISPMAEKKENPGAILNASLRIKFYSFLFLSIVCLVAYLTSDENFFVLLLLLFGGIIISFISYFESLFVSYRKYKSLSLWNPLPNVVRLLLLIYLSESSIHPLTYMDILAIFCIAPIFVLFMFFFFFGKEEISFTAEASEVRTNEKKLLLFNLWAFAASIFAILSDRLEIFFLNQFHPPEIVADYGTALQLFSGFIIILATFNSIIYPKLARLAETEEFPNVLKKSVFLGGMIAIALSPGILLAEPILTLLFGTKYTNSISVFKILYPNFLLQLVFAPLGTALFALGLPRLLAGLALLRLLFGAIFDYWIIPDWGANGAAISLFLGQIVSWLLLTGYFMAYFRK, via the coding sequence ATGCAAAAATTAAAAAAAATATTTCAACTTTTAAAAGTAGAGTTATTAAAAGAAGGAGTTCTCAAAAACTCTTTCTTTGTTAGTAGTTCAAAAGCGTTATCTGCCATCACCAACTTGGTGTTTATGATTTATTCCGTAAATTTGTTAAGCAAAGCAGAAAACGGAAAACTTCAATACTTTTTAGGTTTTTTACCAGTGGTTCTGGCAGTTGCTGAATTTGGACTTCCCAATGCACTAATTAAATACATCTCGCCAATGGCGGAAAAAAAAGAAAATCCAGGTGCCATACTCAATGCATCATTAAGAATCAAATTCTATTCTTTTTTATTTTTATCTATCGTTTGTTTGGTGGCTTACTTAACAAGTGACGAAAATTTCTTTGTCTTATTACTTCTGTTATTTGGTGGGATCATAATTTCTTTTATCTCTTACTTCGAAAGTTTATTTGTATCCTATAGGAAGTACAAATCACTTTCTCTTTGGAATCCTCTTCCAAACGTAGTTCGACTTCTATTACTAATCTATTTATCTGAATCTAGTATCCATCCTCTCACATATATGGATATTCTTGCTATTTTTTGTATTGCTCCTATTTTTGTTTTATTTATGTTCTTCTTCTTTTTTGGCAAAGAAGAGATCTCTTTTACTGCAGAAGCCTCTGAAGTCAGAACCAATGAAAAAAAACTTTTACTATTTAATCTTTGGGCTTTTGCTGCCTCAATTTTTGCTATCCTATCGGATCGCCTGGAAATTTTCTTTTTAAACCAATTTCACCCACCAGAGATTGTGGCGGACTACGGAACCGCCTTACAATTATTTAGCGGATTTATCATCATCCTCGCTACTTTCAATTCAATCATTTATCCAAAGTTAGCAAGATTAGCAGAAACAGAAGAATTTCCCAATGTTCTAAAAAAATCAGTTTTTTTGGGTGGGATGATCGCAATCGCCTTATCGCCAGGAATTTTACTTGCAGAACCCATCTTAACATTGTTATTCGGCACAAAATACACAAACTCAATTTCTGTATTTAAAATTTTATACCCAAACTTTTTACTACAATTGGTGTTTGCTCCTTTGGGAACGGCACTATTTGCATTGGGATTGCCAAGACTTCTTGCTGGACTTGCATTACTCCGATTGTTATTCGGAGCTATTTTTGATTATTGGATCATTCCTGACTGGGGTGCCAATGGTGCTGCCATATCACTTTTTCTTGGTCAAATTGTATCTTGGTTATTATTAACCGGTTATTTTATGGCTTATTTTCGGAAGTAA